The region CAGCCAGGCGACCGTGGACACCATGGTCTCCCGGGTGCTCACCCAGATGTTCCGCTTCGGGATGTTCGACAAGGCGCCCACCGGTGACAACAAGGCGATCGTGACCACCCCCGCGCACAACAAGGTCGCCCTGCAGGGCGTCGAGGAGGGCACGGTCCTGCTCAAGAACAACGGGGTCCTGCCGCTGAATCCGGCGGCCCTGCCGTCCGGTGTCGCGGTGATCGGCACCGACGCGGGACCCGGCACCCAGACGATCGGCGGCGGCAGCGGCACGGTGACCAGCAGCGGCACCTACACCCCGGTCATCGGCATCCAGCAGCGGCTCGCCGACACCGGCACCAAGGTGACCTACGACGAGGGCACGGACGTGACCGCGGCGGCGAATCTGGCCCGGGCCTCCAGCGTCGCGGTCGTCTTCGCCAGCGACAACTACGGCCACGAGGAGGCCGACAACGCCTCGCTCAACCTGCCGGGCGGCCAGGACGCGCTGATCTCCGCGGTGGCGGCGGCCAACCCGCACACCATCGTGGTGCTCAACAACAACTCGGCGATCCTGATGCCGTGGCTGAACCAGGTCGCGGGCGTCTTCGAGGGCTTCTACGACGGCCAGCAGTACGGCCAGGGCATCGCCGCGCTGCTGTTCGGCGATGTGAACCCCTCGGGCCACCTGCCGGTGACCTTCCCCGCGTCGCTGTCCCAGGTCCCGGCGAACACCGCGGCCCAGTGGCCGGGCACCAACGGCCAGGTGAACTACTCCGAGGGCCTCAAGGTCGGCTACCGGTGGTACGACACGAACAACCTCACCCCGCTGTTCCCGTTCGGCTTCGGGCTGTCGTACACCAGCTTCTCGTTCGGCAGCCTCCAGGTCGGCGCGGTCTCGGGCGGGCAGGCGACGGTGAAGGCGACCGTCACCAACACCGGCAGCCGGGCGGGCACCGAGGTCGCCCAGCTCTACGTGGCCGATCCGGGCCCGGCGGGTGAGCCGCCGCACCAGTTGAAGGGATTCCAGCGGATCAGCCTGGCCGCGGGCGCCTCGGGCACGGTCACCTTCACCGTCCCGGTCCACGCGCTGGCCTCCTGGTCCACCACGGCGGGCCACTGGGTGGCCGACGCGGGCACCTACCAGATCCTGGTCGGCGACTCGTCGCGCAACCTTCCGCTCAGCGGCAGCGTCACGCTGCCCTCCGCGGTGACCGCCGACTGACGGCGGCCGCCGGTGCGGGGCGCCGACTGACGGCACCCCGCACCGGCGGCGGTTACGCCAACAACCGCTGGAGCTAACACCGGGTGGCAACACCCAGTCTCGGACAGAAGGCTTTGCGAAAGGGGTTTCAGAAACGGACGTGGGCGTTATGGTGGTCCCGTGTCTGATGCCATTGCCTACGAGGCCCCGCGGGACGCGGGGCTGGATGCGGTCGCGGTGCTCGCGGACGAGCAGCGACGGCGCATCCATGAGATCGTGCGCCGCGCCCACCGGCCGGTGACCCGTGAGGACGTCGCGGCCGCCGACGGGATCTCGGCCAAGCTCGCCGCCTTCCACCTCGACAAGCTGGTGGCGGCCGGCCTGTTGCGGACCTCCTACGCCAACCCGGCCGCGATCCCCCGGGTCGGCCGCCGGCCCAAGGTCTACGAACCCGCCGACGTCGAGATCCGGGTGAGCATCCCGGAGCGCCGCAGCGATGTCATCGCCGGCATCCTGGTCGACGCGGTGATGGGCGCCCAGCCCAGCGAGGACGCGCCGACGGCCGCGGTCAACGCGGCACGGCGGCAGGGCGAGGCCATCGGGCAGGCGGCCCGCGCCAGGGTGCGCCCCGGCCGGCTCGGCCCCGAGCGCTCGGTGAGCGTCGCCGAACCGATACTCGAACAGTACGGCTACGAGCCCGACCGCCCGGCGCCCACCCGGCTGCGGCTGCTCAACTGCCCTTTCCACCAGCTCGTCATGCGCTCCCCCGAGCTGGTGTGCGCCATCAACCTGGCGCTGCTCGACGGTCTGCTGGACGGCATGCAGGCGCACGGCATCGAGGCGACGATGGTCCGTACGACCACCACCCGCTGCTGTGTGGAGCTGCGGGAGAGCGGCCCCGACGCACCGCCGGGAGCCGAGGACGCCCGCTGCCGGCGGGCCCCCGGCTGACCGGCGGCCGGACGGCCGGCCGCGCGCTCAGCGCGGCCGGGCCGGCGGCAGCGGCACGAAGCCGCTGGTGCGGGCGCGGTATTCGGCGTAGCCGGGGCGCTCCGCCATGTGCCGCTCCAGCATCCGCTTGCCGCTGCCCCCGATCAGCAGGAAGCTCATGGTCAGCGGGGAGACCACGGTGACCGCGGCCGCCGCGGGATCGTCGCAGACGATCAGGAACAGCCCCCACCACACGCAGAAGTCGCCGAAGTAGTTGGGGTGCCGGGTCCAGGACCACAGGCCGCGGTCCATGATCCGGCCGTGGTTGCCGGGGTCGGCCGTGAAGCGGGCCAGCTGGTAGTCGCCGACCGCCTCGCAGCCGACCCCGAGCAGCCACAGCGCCGCGCCCACGGCCGCCACAGGACCCAGCGCCCCCGGCACGTAGCAGGCGGCCTGCACCGGCAGCGACACCAGCCAGACCAGGGCGGCCTGGGTGAGGTGGACGATCCGCAGCGCGTAGGCGTTGCGGTTGCCGGGGGCCTTGGCGAGCATCCTGGCGTAGCGCGGGTCCTCGCCCCGGCCCCGGCCGCGCCAGGCCAGGTGCACCGCGAGCCGCAGCCCCCAGCCGGCCGTCAGCGCCAGGACCAGGACCCGGCGGCCGGTGTCGCCGTGCCCCGCGGACAGCCCGAAGCTGACGGCGGCGACCACGGTGAAGGCCAGGCCCCAGGTGATGTCGGCCAGCCGGTGCAGGCCTCGGCGCACGGAGACGGCGAAGGTCACCAGCCACACCGCGAGCGTGACCCCGGCGCAGACCCCGAGGTTGACCGCGAAGGCCTGCCACGGGAAGCCGTTCATCCGGCGGCCCCGGCGGCGTCCGGCTCGGGGCGTGTGAGCAGCAGTTGCCGTACGTCGAGGTAGCCGGAGCGGAAGCCGGCCTCGGAGTAGGCGAGGTAGAAGGTCCACATGCGGCGGAAGACCGCGTCGAAGCCGAGCGCCTGGACGTCCTCGGCCCGCTGTACGAAGCGCTCGCGCCACAGCCGCAGGGTCTCGGCGTAGTGCACGCCGAAGCCGTCGTGGCGGGCGACGGTCAGCGCCGTGTGGGCGGCGGTGACCTGCTCGACGGCCTCCAGGGAGGGGATGACACCGCCGGGGAAGACGTACTTGTGGATCCAGGTGTGGCCGTCGCGGGTGGCCAGCAGCCGGTCGTGCGGCAGGGTGATCGCCTGCAGCGCGATCCGGCCGCCGGGTGCGAGCAGCCGGTCGAGCACGGTGAAGTAGTCGGGCCAGAATTCCGCGCCGACCGCCTCGATCATCTCGACGCTGACCACGGCGTCGTAGCTGCCGGTCAGTTGCCGGTAGTCGCTGAGCCGGACCTCGACCAGGTCCTGCTGCCCGGCCTCGCGCACCCGGCGCACCGCCAGGTCGCGCTGCTCGGCGGACAGCGTCACGGTGAGCACCCGGGCGCCGCGGTCGGCGGCGCGCAGCGCGAGTTCGCCCCAGCCGGTGCCGATCTCCAGCAGCCGGGTGCCGGGGCCGACCTGCGCGAGGTCCAGCAGCCGGTCGATCTTGCGGTGCTGGGCGGCGGGGAGCACCGCGTGGTCGGCGGGGAAGCCGCGGAAGACCGCGGCGGAGTACGTCAGGGTCTCGTCGAGAAAGAGCGCGAAGAGGTCGTTGGACAGGTCGTAGTGGTGCCGGATGTTGCGCCGGGCGCCGTCCGGGGTGTTGCGCTGGGCGTCGGGGGTGCGCGGCGCCCAGACGCCGCGCAGCCGCTGCAAGGAGGCGGGGACCAGGGTGCCGACGTGCCCGGCCATGACGGTCAGCACGCCGACCAGGTCCTCGGCGTCCCACTCCCCCGCCATGTAGGACTCGCCGAAGCCGATCAGGCCGTCGGTGCCGATGCGGCGGAAGAACGCCTGCCGGTCGTGCACGGTCAGCAGCGGTCCGCGGTCGCCGAGCGCGCTGCCGTCCTCGAAGCGCACCCGCAGCGGCAGCCGCCGCAGCGCCCGGGTGACGATCGCCCGGGCTATGGCGGTGCGCGGCGGTGAACTGCGCGGTACGCGGGCGACGTCGGGCCAGCGTTCGGGGTCGACCGGCGGCCGGGCGGCCACCGGCGGCCGGTGGGTGAGCGGGGTGCTCACTTCATGCCCTCCTGGGTGGGGTGCGGCGGTCGGGGCCTGACGGGCAGTCCGCGCAGGTATAGGCGGATGCCGTGCAGGCGGATGGCGGCGGAGACGACGAGGGTGGACCACGGGTGCCGTGCGGCGGCCGCGAGCAGTTCGCGGGTGGTGGCGGGGCGCCGGGTGCCGCGCACGGTCGCGGTGAACGGGCTCCCGCCGTCCGGCGTGAGCCGTACGGTGACGGCGAGTTGCTCCCCGGGCTCCGGCAGGTGCATCCGGTAGCGGCCGTCGACGCCGTGGAAGGGCGAGACGT is a window of Streptomyces sp. NBC_01477 DNA encoding:
- a CDS encoding helix-turn-helix transcriptional regulator — its product is MSDAIAYEAPRDAGLDAVAVLADEQRRRIHEIVRRAHRPVTREDVAAADGISAKLAAFHLDKLVAAGLLRTSYANPAAIPRVGRRPKVYEPADVEIRVSIPERRSDVIAGILVDAVMGAQPSEDAPTAAVNAARRQGEAIGQAARARVRPGRLGPERSVSVAEPILEQYGYEPDRPAPTRLRLLNCPFHQLVMRSPELVCAINLALLDGLLDGMQAHGIEATMVRTTTTRCCVELRESGPDAPPGAEDARCRRAPG
- a CDS encoding cyclopropane-fatty-acyl-phospholipid synthase family protein, whose translation is MSTPLTHRPPVAARPPVDPERWPDVARVPRSSPPRTAIARAIVTRALRRLPLRVRFEDGSALGDRGPLLTVHDRQAFFRRIGTDGLIGFGESYMAGEWDAEDLVGVLTVMAGHVGTLVPASLQRLRGVWAPRTPDAQRNTPDGARRNIRHHYDLSNDLFALFLDETLTYSAAVFRGFPADHAVLPAAQHRKIDRLLDLAQVGPGTRLLEIGTGWGELALRAADRGARVLTVTLSAEQRDLAVRRVREAGQQDLVEVRLSDYRQLTGSYDAVVSVEMIEAVGAEFWPDYFTVLDRLLAPGGRIALQAITLPHDRLLATRDGHTWIHKYVFPGGVIPSLEAVEQVTAAHTALTVARHDGFGVHYAETLRLWRERFVQRAEDVQALGFDAVFRRMWTFYLAYSEAGFRSGYLDVRQLLLTRPEPDAAGAAG
- a CDS encoding DUF1295 domain-containing protein; translated protein: MNGFPWQAFAVNLGVCAGVTLAVWLVTFAVSVRRGLHRLADITWGLAFTVVAAVSFGLSAGHGDTGRRVLVLALTAGWGLRLAVHLAWRGRGRGEDPRYARMLAKAPGNRNAYALRIVHLTQAALVWLVSLPVQAACYVPGALGPVAAVGAALWLLGVGCEAVGDYQLARFTADPGNHGRIMDRGLWSWTRHPNYFGDFCVWWGLFLIVCDDPAAAAVTVVSPLTMSFLLIGGSGKRMLERHMAERPGYAEYRARTSGFVPLPPARPR